Proteins co-encoded in one Opitutus terrae PB90-1 genomic window:
- a CDS encoding MBG domain-containing protein, with the protein MKNQLSPLGSVLRLFVVCLVLAGPSAWAAKVTSIARQDPGPAITATSATFRVTFDEDVTGVTTGAFTLGTTGTATGVIASVAGSGMNYTVTVDTIGGVGTLRLDFSDGSGLTPVVAGAFAGGQRYLRVPPGTVSYAWGDNSKGQLGNGTGGSMGNKSVVPVAADRSGVLAGKTLVALATSYRHSLALASDGTVYAWGYNANGQLGNGSGGLSTDISKVPVAVDMTGVLAGKTIIAIATGYEHSLALASDGIVYAWGDNSEGQLGDGSTTDSKVPMAVDRTGVLTGKTVVAIAAGRNHSLAVASDGTVYAWGDNYYAQLGDGSLTDSSVPVPVDLTELAGKSVADVAGGDRHSLAQASDGTVYAWGDNTNGQMGDTIAHLKPAPVSVTGGSALAGKTIVAVAAGGYHNLALASDGTVCTWGYNYNGQLGNNSSGAGEKSTVPIAVNSYGALPGKTIVAVGAGVSHSLALASDGALCTWGFNSQGQLGDNSTTNRTVPVTVSAGGLMFQALGTTCDAVYSLALATVPPPTITAVSPSRGLTTGGASVVITGTNFSGASAVMFGSTAATGFTVNSATQITATAPAGSVGTVDVTVTTIGGASAVSAADQFTYILPLTIDSVVAPADATYGAGQELDFTVNFSAAVTVTGTPQLALTMGGVTRYATYVSGDGTTALVFRYTVQSGDGAAGGLTVVSPLQLNGGTIVDAATTAATLTFTPPVTTGVRVATVPLAPTVTAVQAGDGRALVRFTAPASNGGSAITSYTVTSSPDGVTVSGAGVALTITGLTNDTSYTFKVTATNGVGVSAASASSATVTPTRSWSMGFGSSAGDQTYITKTTADAAGNLYVAGYFYGATLEVGQTTLTRIGTRDAFVAKLTPQGSVLWAKNCGGAGGNAYARGIAVDASGHVYVGGYFTASWTTPALTKVGATDAFVMKLDAADGDVLWAQNYGGAGARALGYALAVDPAGDVYLAGCASSAALTLAAGVTLSPIGTTTEDALVLKLAAADGAVQWGRNCGGAGATTNFNGLGVDAAGNVYLGGYFTGADLTTPAIAKLGVYDALVVKLSGDGTFAWAKDYGGAGAVAGMEAVAVTGDGVYVGGYAAGADLTVPVVIRNGDSDALVMKLDPTDGGTVWAKSFGGVGATAEDWALGTDATGNVYAGGFFGGANLTTPALTPIGAQDTLLIKLSASGDVLSAKNYGGAGAEVDIKGIAVDAMNDLYLVGGFSFSDLTTPALPKIGAYDSLLIKEAAPPTPVITNATLSASGTYAAAFAGYTITASESPTSFSATGLPSGLSLNAATGEISGTPTQAGTFNVVLQGTNGNGTGPGSTLVLTMAKAPLSVTANNANRYVGNANPTFTVSYAGFRNGDTAASLTTAPTATTTATVASPAGTYPITPAGGVSGNYTFSYVNGTLTVENEPEPPPPPSKDSQTITFAAPADKLTTDGPFTLSASASSGLTVRFAIASGPATLSGTTVTLTGAPGTVTIRATQPGNSDYEAAPPVERSFTVEAAPPPPIVPPTSGGTASLSVGPSGSGCSYQWQCNGSNLGGATGSTLTLTNVQSANVGLYTYTVSAPDGTVTTSDPVIVGLTTTDKVEGLAEEVLTDVQHPNGNTYDQVLLEGPSATVTTNPNQITRTSFIDLSDDIVQVEFSGAGTLSLLVNGATIPAAPVNYIQPGVDYVRGHAAIVITGANETSNVCVFSVGSVTAVNQALFRSDVTYDGVADIAFIAIQSANGEFGSVRTGNVHYFASQGFTGIYAPGVEFAGPVNIGDVSAFDSASPVLVFGAIAEVRVAGGNLHQPNGQTVKVDGITQIRFTEGRTSHDHVLPAQTNQAVLEQDGVDITDLIVVGP; encoded by the coding sequence ATGAAAAACCAGCTGTCGCCCCTCGGATCGGTGCTCCGTCTCTTCGTGGTTTGTTTGGTTCTGGCCGGCCCAAGCGCGTGGGCGGCGAAGGTCACCTCGATCGCGCGGCAGGATCCCGGTCCGGCGATCACCGCAACGAGCGCGACGTTTCGCGTCACCTTCGACGAGGACGTCACCGGCGTGACGACCGGCGCGTTTACCCTCGGCACCACCGGCACCGCGACTGGTGTGATCGCGAGCGTTGCCGGCAGTGGTATGAATTATACGGTGACGGTCGACACGATCGGCGGGGTCGGCACACTGCGGCTCGATTTCAGCGATGGTTCGGGACTCACTCCAGTCGTCGCGGGCGCCTTCGCCGGCGGTCAGAGGTACCTGCGAGTGCCTCCGGGCACGGTGTCCTACGCGTGGGGGGACAACTCCAAGGGGCAGTTGGGTAATGGCACCGGCGGCTCCATGGGTAACAAGAGCGTGGTGCCGGTCGCGGCGGACCGATCCGGCGTGCTCGCGGGCAAAACCCTTGTCGCCCTCGCCACCAGCTATCGGCACAGCCTGGCGCTGGCGAGCGATGGGACCGTTTACGCCTGGGGCTACAACGCCAATGGGCAGTTGGGCAATGGCTCCGGTGGGTTGAGCACGGATATCAGCAAAGTGCCGGTCGCGGTGGACATGACCGGCGTGCTCGCCGGCAAGACGATCATCGCGATCGCCACGGGCTACGAACACAGTTTGGCGCTGGCGAGCGATGGCATCGTTTACGCGTGGGGCGACAACTCCGAAGGCCAATTGGGCGATGGCTCCACGACGGACAGCAAGGTACCCATGGCGGTGGACCGCACCGGCGTGCTCACCGGCAAGACAGTGGTTGCCATCGCCGCCGGCAGAAATCACAGCCTGGCGGTCGCCAGCGATGGCACCGTCTACGCTTGGGGGGACAACTACTACGCTCAGTTGGGCGACGGATCTCTCACCGACAGCTCGGTGCCGGTGCCAGTCGATTTGACCGAACTCGCCGGCAAGTCCGTCGCCGACGTCGCCGGTGGCGACCGGCACAGCCTGGCGCAGGCCAGCGATGGCACCGTCTATGCGTGGGGCGACAATACCAATGGTCAGATGGGCGATACCATCGCGCACTTGAAGCCGGCGCCGGTGAGCGTCACTGGGGGCAGCGCGCTCGCGGGTAAGACGATCGTTGCCGTGGCCGCTGGCGGCTACCACAACCTCGCGCTGGCCAGCGACGGTACGGTCTGCACGTGGGGCTACAACTATAATGGCCAACTCGGCAACAACTCCAGCGGAGCGGGAGAGAAAAGCACCGTGCCGATCGCGGTGAATTCATATGGCGCCCTGCCGGGGAAGACCATCGTTGCCGTCGGTGCCGGCGTCAGTCACAGCCTCGCGCTCGCCAGCGATGGAGCCCTTTGCACCTGGGGCTTCAACAGTCAGGGACAGTTGGGCGACAACTCCACCACCAACCGCACGGTGCCGGTGACGGTGAGCGCCGGCGGCCTGATGTTCCAGGCGCTTGGAACCACCTGCGATGCCGTTTATAGTCTCGCATTGGCCACCGTGCCGCCGCCCACGATCACGGCCGTATCGCCGAGTCGCGGGCTCACCACCGGAGGAGCGTCGGTTGTCATCACCGGCACAAACTTCAGCGGCGCCAGCGCGGTGATGTTCGGCTCGACGGCCGCGACCGGCTTTACGGTGAACAGCGCCACGCAGATCACTGCCACGGCGCCCGCCGGTTCCGTCGGCACGGTCGACGTCACCGTCACGACGATAGGAGGCGCCAGTGCCGTCTCCGCCGCTGACCAGTTCACCTACATCCTCCCGCTCACGATCGATAGCGTCGTCGCGCCGGCGGACGCCACCTACGGCGCAGGCCAGGAGTTGGATTTCACGGTCAACTTTAGCGCGGCGGTCACCGTCACCGGCACGCCGCAGCTGGCGCTGACGATGGGCGGTGTGACGCGCTATGCAACCTACGTCTCCGGTGACGGCACCACCGCGCTCGTATTCCGTTACACCGTACAGTCCGGCGATGGCGCGGCCGGCGGCCTGACTGTCGTTTCGCCGCTACAACTCAACGGTGGCACGATCGTCGATGCGGCGACCACTGCGGCCACGCTCACTTTCACACCGCCGGTCACCACCGGCGTACGTGTCGCCACGGTGCCGCTGGCGCCGACGGTGACCGCTGTACAGGCCGGCGACGGGCGGGCATTGGTGCGATTCACGGCGCCGGCGAGTAACGGCGGATCGGCGATCACGAGCTACACGGTGACGTCCAGCCCCGATGGGGTGACCGTGAGCGGTGCAGGCGTGGCGCTCACGATTACGGGGCTGACAAACGACACCTCCTACACGTTCAAGGTCACCGCCACGAACGGGGTTGGCGTCAGCGCAGCCTCGGCATCGTCTGCGACGGTCACTCCGACCCGAAGCTGGTCAATGGGCTTTGGCTCGTCGGCGGGCGATCAAACCTACATCACGAAAACCACCGCGGACGCGGCGGGCAATCTTTACGTCGCGGGGTATTTCTATGGTGCCACGCTCGAGGTGGGGCAGACCACGCTGACCCGGATTGGCACGCGGGACGCGTTTGTGGCGAAACTCACGCCCCAAGGCTCGGTGCTTTGGGCGAAGAATTGCGGCGGCGCGGGCGGCAACGCCTACGCTCGAGGCATCGCGGTGGATGCGAGCGGCCACGTGTATGTGGGCGGGTATTTCACGGCGAGCTGGACGACTCCGGCGCTGACAAAAGTCGGGGCGACCGATGCCTTCGTGATGAAGCTCGATGCGGCGGACGGCGACGTGCTGTGGGCGCAAAACTACGGTGGCGCGGGCGCGAGGGCGCTCGGTTATGCGCTGGCGGTGGATCCGGCCGGCGACGTCTACCTGGCCGGTTGTGCGTCCTCGGCCGCGTTGACGCTGGCGGCGGGCGTGACGCTCTCACCCATCGGCACCACGACTGAGGACGCGTTGGTGCTGAAGCTCGCTGCGGCCGATGGCGCAGTGCAGTGGGGCAGAAATTGTGGCGGAGCGGGCGCCACGACAAATTTCAACGGGCTGGGCGTGGATGCAGCCGGCAACGTTTATCTGGGCGGATATTTCACGGGTGCGGATCTGACGACCCCGGCGATCGCCAAGCTCGGTGTCTATGACGCGTTGGTGGTGAAACTCTCCGGCGACGGGACATTCGCGTGGGCGAAAGATTATGGCGGTGCCGGTGCGGTGGCCGGAATGGAAGCCGTTGCGGTGACCGGTGACGGCGTGTATGTCGGCGGATATGCCGCCGGCGCGGACCTGACAGTGCCGGTGGTCATCCGGAATGGAGACAGTGACGCCCTGGTGATGAAACTCGATCCGACGGACGGCGGGACCGTGTGGGCCAAAAGTTTCGGCGGCGTCGGTGCGACCGCCGAGGATTGGGCGCTCGGAACGGATGCGACCGGCAACGTCTACGCGGGCGGGTTTTTCGGAGGCGCCAACCTTACCACGCCTGCACTGACGCCGATCGGGGCGCAGGACACACTGCTGATCAAGCTCAGCGCGAGCGGCGACGTACTATCCGCAAAAAACTATGGCGGCGCGGGCGCTGAGGTGGACATCAAAGGCATCGCGGTCGACGCGATGAACGATCTCTATCTCGTCGGCGGATTCAGCTTCAGCGACCTGACCACGCCGGCACTCCCCAAGATCGGGGCCTACGACTCGCTGTTGATCAAAGAGGCCGCGCCGCCGACGCCGGTGATCACCAATGCGACGCTATCCGCCAGCGGAACGTACGCGGCTGCGTTCGCGGGCTACACGATCACGGCGAGCGAGAGTCCAACGAGTTTCTCGGCGACGGGGCTGCCGAGCGGCCTGAGCCTGAACGCGGCGACGGGGGAGATCTCTGGCACGCCGACGCAGGCGGGCACGTTCAACGTCGTGCTCCAAGGTACGAACGGCAACGGCACCGGACCGGGATCGACGCTGGTCCTGACAATGGCGAAGGCGCCCCTGTCGGTGACGGCAAACAACGCGAACCGCTATGTGGGCAACGCGAATCCCACCTTCACCGTGAGCTACGCCGGTTTCCGCAACGGCGACACGGCTGCGTCACTGACGACGGCGCCCACGGCGACGACGACGGCGACCGTGGCGTCTCCGGCGGGCACGTACCCGATCACGCCGGCGGGTGGGGTTTCGGGCAACTACACGTTCAGCTACGTCAATGGCACGTTGACGGTCGAAAACGAGCCGGAGCCGCCACCACCGCCGAGCAAGGATTCGCAAACGATCACTTTCGCGGCGCCCGCCGACAAGCTCACGACCGACGGACCGTTCACGCTGAGTGCGAGCGCGAGTTCAGGGCTGACGGTGAGGTTCGCGATTGCGTCCGGGCCGGCGACGCTCAGCGGCACCACAGTAACGCTCACCGGGGCTCCGGGCACCGTCACGATTCGCGCGACGCAGCCGGGCAACAGCGATTACGAAGCCGCCCCGCCGGTCGAGCGCAGCTTCACGGTGGAAGCCGCGCCGCCGCCGCCGATCGTGCCACCGACGAGCGGAGGCACCGCGAGCTTGTCGGTCGGCCCGAGCGGCTCCGGTTGTTCCTACCAGTGGCAGTGCAACGGCTCGAATCTCGGCGGAGCCACTGGTTCGACGTTGACCCTCACCAATGTTCAATCGGCGAACGTCGGACTTTACACTTATACGGTCAGCGCGCCGGACGGTACGGTGACCACGAGCGATCCGGTGATCGTTGGCCTCACCACGACGGACAAAGTCGAAGGCCTGGCGGAGGAAGTCCTCACCGACGTGCAGCATCCGAACGGAAACACCTACGATCAGGTGCTGCTCGAAGGCCCGAGTGCGACCGTTACAACCAATCCGAATCAGATCACGCGGACCTCGTTCATCGATCTGAGCGACGATATCGTGCAGGTGGAGTTCTCCGGCGCGGGCACGCTTTCGCTCCTGGTCAATGGCGCGACCATTCCGGCCGCGCCGGTGAACTACATCCAGCCCGGAGTCGATTATGTGCGCGGCCACGCCGCGATCGTGATCACGGGGGCGAACGAAACCAGCAACGTGTGCGTGTTCAGCGTCGGGTCGGTCACGGCCGTGAATCAGGCGCTGTTCCGCAGTGACGTGACCTACGATGGAGTGGCGGACATTGCGTTCATCGCGATTCAGAGTGCGAATGGCGAGTTTGGCAGCGTTCGCACGGGCAACGTGCACTACTTCGCGAGCCAAGGGTTCACGGGCATCTACGCTCCTGGCGTGGAATTCGCCGGACCGGTGAACATCGGCGACGTGAGCGCGTTCGACTCGGCGAGTCCGGTCTTGGTCTTTGGCGCGATCGCCGAGGTGCGCGTCGCCGGCGGCAACCTGCATCAGCCGAATGGCCAGACCGTGAAGGTGGACGGCATCACGCAAATCCGTTTCACCGAAGGGCGAACCTCGCACGATCACGTTCTGCCGGCGCAGACCAACCAAGCCGTGCTCGAACAGGACGGCGTCGACATCACGGACCTGATTGTGGTGGGCCCGTGA
- a CDS encoding histidine kinase N-terminal 7TM domain-containing protein: MSGWPVISVVLLGIACVYVVVACYTWRRRSVPGLAAYTGIIAAGSLYLGGYACELAPACAAYVAWCENVTFLGALLFPPLIMCVFADFTGHERWLPRWLRFALFGFAALDIMSKLTDHWHGLTHRTITLEPRGSWNSFSITPGPLYWVTNGYVLTAMVFALFAVAHTWPHANRIFRRQLAAVTVSIMIPASAHLWRLSGYSPWGSLDLVPFAIPPGMLILAWTVWHDRFAGHTPIARNRVLAMMRDAIVVADPAHRVADLNPAAAQLLRVYELDAVGQPLAQVLARWPDLLELTRLDENRRLEIAAPPPAETVWDADWRRLTEDGRHRGFLLNLRDVTERRRAEQQLHQLLTSRTRELREATARALSAGAEEQDRIGQELHDTVCPELIGIVRQAELLALQGTTDEAVNQRLRDLAALAGNASRRVRDLSHLLARPDVAHTQFEDLLYAQLHQLEQTLGLTCELAIDHEFPAPTPEASGHLLRIIREAVVNAARHAGARRVWVDCVQQGGCVTISVSNDGRPLSDGVVSSDGLGFRQMRMRAELLDATLVLRATATGAVMELSFAAVPAASSTATPVAT, encoded by the coding sequence ATGTCCGGCTGGCCTGTCATCTCGGTCGTACTTCTTGGCATCGCGTGCGTGTACGTCGTCGTCGCGTGCTACACGTGGCGTCGTCGCTCGGTGCCGGGGCTCGCGGCCTACACCGGCATCATCGCCGCCGGCAGTCTGTACCTCGGCGGATACGCCTGCGAACTCGCGCCCGCATGCGCCGCGTACGTCGCTTGGTGCGAGAACGTGACGTTCCTCGGCGCGCTCCTGTTTCCGCCGCTGATCATGTGCGTGTTTGCCGACTTCACCGGACACGAGCGCTGGCTGCCCCGTTGGCTGCGCTTCGCGCTGTTCGGTTTCGCTGCGCTCGACATCATGAGCAAGCTGACGGACCACTGGCACGGGCTGACGCATCGCACCATCACGCTCGAGCCGCGCGGCAGCTGGAACAGCTTCTCCATCACCCCGGGTCCCTTGTACTGGGTGACCAACGGCTATGTGCTCACGGCGATGGTGTTCGCGCTGTTCGCGGTCGCGCACACCTGGCCGCACGCGAACCGTATTTTCCGACGGCAGCTCGCCGCGGTCACGGTTTCCATCATGATACCGGCGTCCGCCCACCTCTGGCGGCTGTCGGGCTACAGCCCGTGGGGATCGCTGGATCTCGTGCCGTTCGCGATTCCACCCGGCATGCTGATCCTCGCCTGGACCGTCTGGCACGATCGCTTCGCCGGCCACACCCCCATCGCGCGCAACCGCGTGCTCGCGATGATGCGCGACGCCATCGTGGTCGCGGACCCCGCGCATCGCGTCGCCGATCTCAATCCGGCGGCGGCGCAATTGCTGCGCGTGTACGAGCTCGATGCGGTCGGGCAACCGCTGGCGCAGGTGCTCGCCCGCTGGCCGGACCTCCTCGAACTCACCCGCCTCGACGAGAACCGGCGACTTGAGATCGCGGCACCTCCGCCCGCCGAGACGGTTTGGGATGCCGACTGGCGCCGGTTGACGGAAGACGGGCGGCATCGCGGCTTTCTGCTCAATTTGCGCGACGTCACCGAACGCAGGCGCGCCGAACAGCAACTCCATCAGCTGCTGACGAGTCGCACGCGCGAGTTGCGCGAAGCGACCGCGCGGGCGCTGAGCGCGGGCGCCGAGGAACAGGATCGCATCGGCCAGGAATTGCACGACACCGTCTGCCCGGAACTGATCGGAATCGTGCGGCAGGCGGAACTGCTCGCGCTCCAGGGTACGACCGACGAGGCGGTGAACCAGCGGTTGCGCGATCTGGCCGCACTCGCGGGCAACGCATCGCGTCGGGTCCGCGATCTCTCCCACCTGCTGGCGCGACCCGACGTCGCCCACACACAGTTCGAAGACCTGCTTTACGCCCAGCTGCACCAACTCGAACAGACGCTCGGGCTCACCTGCGAGTTGGCGATCGATCACGAGTTCCCGGCGCCAACTCCGGAGGCGAGCGGTCATCTTCTGCGGATCATACGTGAAGCCGTGGTCAATGCCGCCCGGCACGCCGGCGCCCGACGCGTCTGGGTCGATTGTGTGCAGCAGGGTGGCTGCGTCACGATCAGCGTTTCCAACGATGGCCGACCGCTGTCCGACGGTGTCGTCTCCTCGGACGGCCTGGGATTCCGCCAGATGCGGATGCGAGCCGAGCTCCTCGACGCGACGCTCGTGCTGCGAGCGACCGCAACCGGCGCCGTGATGGAATTGAGTTTTGCCGCAGTGCCGGCGGCATCGTCCACCGCCACTCCCGTTGCCACGTGA
- a CDS encoding response regulator, whose product MTSALTVLVIDDHPATREGLRAAIDAQRDLRVVGEAATWQEARRLAAELRPDVMVLDLNLPDGNGWTLVEQLKAADALPPTLVLSVCDEQLYARRLLRAGAGGYLMKDEPMETILRAIREVREGRIIASATITNSLLSEALGMREDEPPAEAHDGNLAELSDRELQIFALLGRGLRNKEIAARLRLSEKTVATYKVRLMSKLGVRTTPALIEHYRRWNTAGENGAASRAVEPGLKPESDAESAAPR is encoded by the coding sequence GTGACCTCGGCCCTGACCGTTCTCGTCATCGATGACCACCCCGCCACGCGCGAGGGTTTGCGGGCCGCGATCGACGCGCAGCGCGACCTGCGCGTCGTGGGCGAAGCCGCTACGTGGCAGGAGGCACGTCGCCTCGCCGCCGAGCTGCGGCCGGACGTGATGGTGCTCGACCTGAACCTCCCGGACGGCAACGGGTGGACGCTCGTCGAGCAACTCAAGGCGGCGGATGCGCTGCCTCCCACGCTGGTGTTGTCCGTATGCGACGAACAACTGTACGCGCGCCGGCTGCTCCGCGCCGGGGCCGGCGGTTACCTGATGAAGGACGAACCGATGGAAACCATCCTGCGCGCGATCCGTGAAGTCCGCGAAGGCCGGATCATCGCGAGTGCCACGATTACGAACTCCCTTTTGTCCGAGGCGCTCGGCATGCGCGAGGACGAGCCGCCGGCCGAGGCGCACGACGGCAACCTGGCGGAGCTGAGTGATCGCGAGCTGCAGATTTTCGCGCTGCTCGGTCGCGGACTACGCAACAAGGAAATCGCGGCGCGGCTGCGGCTCAGCGAGAAAACGGTCGCGACCTACAAGGTCCGGCTGATGTCAAAACTCGGCGTGCGCACCACGCCGGCCTTGATCGAGCACTACCGTCGCTGGAACACCGCCGGAGAAAACGGCGCCGCGTCCCGCGCCGTGGAGCCAGGCCTCAAGCCCGAGTCCGACGCCGAGTCCGCAGCGCCGCGGTGA